Part of the Sulfuricella denitrificans skB26 genome is shown below.
AGCGTGCTAGACAGTCCGACAAGCAACGCGAGCGCAACACCAGCCAGCGTTCCGAGTTCCGCACCGCGGTCAAAAAAGTGATCAAGGCTGTTGAAGCTGGCGACAAGGAAGCTGCCAAGGCGGTTTACCTGGAGTCGGTTAGCGTGATCGACAGCATCGCCGACAAGAAAATCGTGCACAAGAACAAAGCATCACGTCACAAGAGCCGTTTGAACTCAGCCGTCAAAGCGATGGCCTGAGACTCG
Proteins encoded:
- the rpsT gene encoding 30S ribosomal protein S20, coding for MANTAQARKRARQSDKQRERNTSQRSEFRTAVKKVIKAVEAGDKEAAKAVYLESVSVIDSIADKKIVHKNKASRHKSRLNSAVKAMA